Genomic DNA from Porites lutea chromosome 4, jaPorLute2.1, whole genome shotgun sequence:
TAAAAACGAACAAAACATCAGTTTTCAACGAGAGTAGCTCAGTAAAGTCAGGACACTCGATTTCTGTTGTTCAGACTGTTGTTCCTAGTTCACACACCCGGTAGCTCTTTTTCCCGTTCCTAAAACCATAGAATCGAGTTGATGCATCATCAAACGAAGTATCGTAGCTTGCAGCAAAGAATCCATCTTTTTTAAGTTTCTGGGTAACTCGCTCAGATCTTAGTCTCTGTTTCCTTTGATCCCGCGCTGAATTCCCGATTGACACAACGGACACGTGATCCTCCTGAAAAAGAGAGATTTTGGTTTCAAAAAAGTAATCTGTTTTCCCACGAGCGTCATACAAGCTCTTAAAAACCCTCTTGATAAGTTTTGTGTGTTACAGTCCAATTCGAATTAAGGGAAACCGATCTATCTCGGAGCAAGGACAAGACCCCGCAACAATGCACTCAACCAACATCCGGGGATTCCGGCAAGTCGTGCCACATTGGTGGGATCAAGAGCCGTAATGGGtcataatggctcttggtgGGAGGCATGTTATTTCACTTCACCTCCCCCTCCTGCTCTCCATTAGAGAGCCTAATTAAGCAATGGCGGCGGTGGCGGCAACGAGGATATCAAAATAAAATctctttttgtacatttcttcgccgTTGTTGCAAGACTCTAGGAGAAAATGCCGAAGTTCAAGTTTTGGACAGTTTTGTGGAGGTAGTTTGCGCAGGCTAATTTTCAGTTTCGTGCTCGAGGAATCCGAGTCAGCAGGTAAACTTTCCTTACCACCAACCCCCGGGCAGAAACAGAAAAACTCTGAAGTGATACAAATAAGAGAGTCCGAGgatgttttcgtttttaacttAAGCGATTCCCGACACTGAATATGTACTGAGCTTCTGCCGTAACACAGATCATCAGGTCAGTCGGCTCCTTTGAAAGAGGGGTTCTAACTTTTCTACCATCATGTGGCGATTAACTAACCCACTACAGACTGACAATAATTAGATGAGGTTGAGAATGATAACAAGAATTATCAATGCTGCGGTTGTTATTGGAAGACTGAAGCAGATAACCACACAAACCGAGTGTTGATAATTCTCGTTATCTTTGGTAACCGAATACAATGAGTTTTTTCAGTTACATAAATGAGCTTAAGTTGAATAGAAAACAGAGACATAAACACTAACTAGGAAGAATGAGCTAAACGACACATCAATTTGCTCACAACCGTTTCAAAGCGTTCAACCTTAGCTTAGCTTTTGTCAACTTTTGTACTCTCTTAAAGTTCCAGTCCCATAGCACATTTGCCAACAAAACTTGCTTATTGACTACCTTGACTTCCTTCACGTTAATTACTTACTCATGTTAACGGTCACTTCTGAAGATGTATGTTGAAGCATACCAAACGACAAGTTCGATATTATAAAAGTCAGTTATACAGTGCGTTTGTTATTTCTGATGTTTGTAACCGCAGTTTGTAtgttattccttttaaaactgAGATGGCCAAAAACCAAGAGCATTGACTACTAAAGCCCTCTGGTTTTGAAAAGTACTTTTCAAAGATGTTTAAAATGGCAAAAGTTGTTGCTCCAACTGTTGGCAGCTTGCGTTTTAACAAGTGGCTTCATGCGAAAAACTGGAAcaagaaaatgacgtcacttttGTAAgggcaaattttaatttttgtataaACGACGTCAGTTTTGCATGTAAAATAATGTTGTCTGTAAGAGTGAAACATGAAACAAGTACCAGCTTAGAACAAGCGGTGTGTCTGTAGCCACTCAGATCTAGCTAACTAGAGATAGGGAAAGTATTGCATAATTAAATGttttaatatttcattattCCTCTAAAGGCTATGTTTCACAATGCCATACACGATAGCTTTTGcaccggcacgaaaaccatgcCAGATAGGGTTTCTCTTCACACATGAATTGGGCGCGATTTCTGCAACGGAGCGAAGGTGCGCCGCGTTAATTTCCAAAGgggagcgtcacatatcggataggtatTCACATTATACCCGATCACCTCGCGAAAGGCAATCCGATTATCCGGTCTGGTGTGAAAATTCAGGGTGCAAACCTTCtctaatttgaatttccccaaaaaacttcacttgcccgtcgggcaagttaagaacaaataTTTCTAGTCCGATAGCAAAATCCGCTAGCCCCAGGCGATCGGActcgactttctttgcacgctgacaTATCCTAATATTGGCCTGCTAGAGGTCGAACCTTTGCAATGGACATTTTGTAACACACCCACAGCTAATAAGTTTGTGTTTCGttgttattttgcttcaaatatCATGAGTGTGTGGCTAATTAGCGGTTCTGTTCCTAGAAAAGCAAACTCTTTTAATACTCCAGCTCAAGCTCCCTCATCTCTAGAAATTCTCCTTCAAAAGCATTTTACCTTTTTAGAGAGAGTGGACGGTATGGTTTTTTCTTGACGGCCTTTGTCAAGAACAGAAGGGGAAATGTCGAAAATTGTCTTagtaaaaggaaatttaaagtttttaccTCACCCACTGTAACGGCTCAAAGTTTTAAGCGCCAAATTCTGTTGTCATTATGAATACGcataaattaaattaacacACTCTCACACTTACTTCAACAGTACAGCAAAGTAACTGTGAAGACTCTATTACACCCGACAGAGCAATAGCAGCTTGAAGGATCAAGACACTGATCAATGCGATCATGAGAATTGATTCTGTATCATACGGACAATACactaaatgaaaacaaaaagaagaagaagacaagaaAATTATTACATGCCACTGTGTGTTACGAGTTGATCGCAAGATAATTCAGGTCTCACAACCGGCATTAAGTGTTGTGATATAAAGGCATCTTGTCGGTCGATACATAAAATCGTTTTTTCTGCTTTGGACAGTTTGGTCTTAAAAAGCTTGCTTTGCTATAGTAGAAGAATACTGGGAAACTCTAAAATAACCAGGCAGGGAGACTAGGACTATTGGAAATAATATCGCCAATGACAAATCCAGTTtgacttgaaaaacaaaatccgATCGCTGTGTTCAATTGTGTTCAAGTATCAAACGAAACCAGCCTCCCCCAACCCCCCCTGCACGAAACTAATGTAGACGAGCGTGGAGAGCATGCGCACTATGCACTCTCTAGCCTGCATAGTTTGCGCAAAAAGGGGaaagggaggaggagggggtagCCAATGCCCCTTCCTTTGTCCTTTTCCCGCACCCCTTTCGACGTGGTCTACCACGTGCTCTATGCACTCACCGTTTTCACATTCTCCAACAGATCTCCTTGCTGTTAACGCCACTCCTACGAATGCTGCGAGGATTCCTCCAAGAAAACAGGAAATTACGGCAGCAGCCAAGAAAAGACATGTCTGGTCAGAGATCCAAAaagaaataccgtaaaattccgaaaataaacccctccatgtataagcccctccaaatataagccccaaaCTCGTatcgcaaaaaaccctccgttaaatcgcgtctccgaatataagccccccgggggcttgtacttagaaattgccctaaaatacaatttaaaataaagcaaaaacggtcaatttccttccaactataaggctagcccaatcgattttggaACACAATTTTCCCTCCGTAGacaagcccctccgaatataagcccctccaaaaataagcccctcaaaaagggcctttgaaaaatataagccccggggcttattttcggaattttacggtaaacGAGATACTTTGAACGGAGGATAATAACATATATTAGAATTCATGATGTACAGCATAGATAGATTTTCTAAAAGTGTCAGTCAAGACTCTTCAAATGACaagggctcgtgaaattacatcAGAAGACAAAAAACCTTGGTGTCCGGCAACCTAGCCTCATCACATTAAATTTTCTTACCACTGTAAATTTGCCAGTACACCCTCCTGCTACTCCAAAAAATCCAGTTATAACGATCTGAGAAGAAAGAAATTAATCACGAAACACAATAAATCAATTTCAAGatgtttcttcatttttttcaacCATTTCTTTCGTGTTTGAATGCTATCCTTACAGTCGTGGGTATAATGGCACAAAAATGCATAATCCTAAATGGTGAAGGTCGCTATTTTCCGCAAACGTTGCATTTTAtaatgttaatttaaaaaattacgGGCTGTTCAATTCGTGGTTCGACAAACGTCTCCTATGTTTAGGTGTTATACACGTGTTATATCGTTGCTATGGTAACTTTTTATTTCATGAGAATAacccaaaataataattgacaTTTAGTGACAACTGACCTGATAAAGTATTAATGACGCCACATTACGCCATTTTGTTCATAAAATTTTACCTGTAGATGTTGGAAATAATGAGTATATTTTTCTGTGAATTGTTTTTGGTCATTTCATGAGAGGGTTTTAAAGATGTAAAGGGGGACCTACTAAGCCCCCTCTGATCACAGGAAGCCCAAGCATTCCGGTCTGGAGATATACAAAGTGCTAAAAGCTTCTTTTCGGATACCACACGCATTACAGACTCCTCAGTTAACGATAGTCTGTTATTACACGCCCTCTAGATTCCCAAATACAAAATTTCCACGTAGCCTACGCGCAACATTACACACCTGCGATCAACTGTCATCGCAATAACTCAGTTCATTGCTATGTGCAATATTTTTACCAATTTTGTCACCGTGTAAGAGTATTTTGAtgacaaaattgaaccaaagCACTTAATACCGGCTGTATGTACTCTGTAATTTTAATGCTAATTCTGGCCCACCACATGATAATTTATGAGGCATTAAATTATATACGCTTTATCATGGCTGCCGGTTTGGTAGCTTCCCGATAAAAACTCGGCGAAGTGTTCACTCATGAACCCCGCCGACAGTTATTTTTGCATGTCCTCAGCTAATAAACTAGTATTTTAATTAAGATCAGTTTAGTTCAGCGCGACATGGGAGATTGCACTAACAAATATTAGCCAGCCCACTTagaattcattttccttttaaggAATAATTGCCGTCAGTATTGCTTTAAATCTTTTATTATATCCAGCTATAGCTAACGTGGGCGAAGAAACAAATGGAGAAACAGAAAACttaatttgcaataaatttaaaTCGGCAAAGCTACGAAGGAAACATGGCAACGAAGGAAACAGTTACACcattgaaataaaagaagttgtAATTTATTCAGAAAGAGCTATTAACGATGAATAAAACACTAATGTGTTTGTTGAGTACAGTGAAGTGTTTGCTCTCGTCCATGTTTCGTTTCACGCCGTGCGATTTCAATAGAAATTTCAGTGTTAATATGCAAAACATGTTTTTCAATACACCTGCCGATCTTGAGTTTTTTATCGCCAAAAGGTTGAAATAACGAGCTATGCACAAAGATAGTGAAATAAAAGTCGACATTTAAAGGGACTGCCTGAAAAACAATGACACTAAACAGGTggatttattaaaaaaaaggtttttctccaggGAAGCACAACAAAGATATTCAAACTTGTGTCGAAAgtctttaaaatttttgttgccATGATTAGCTATGAATACATTTTTTTCTACTGAAATAATACAAAAGCTAGTTCAAAAGTCAGATTGATAAATAAAGTCTTGGTTTATTCAGTAGTTATTGTTTAGAGTTATAGATTAACATTGGATTTGGTCACATGAAAAGAACAAGGCATTGGGTAACATGCCCTAGTTAATCGATCTCTATAAGAAAATATAGCTTCCGAGCACGGATGGGGCTGTAAAACAAAGTTACGTTTTGGTCGACGGAagttaagttaaaaaaagaaaaaaaacagtcatCTTATAGTAGAACTAAAATGGAGTTTTCTCTGTGAAGAGACAGATACGCTAGAATAAAGGATGAACGCAAAAACATCTGTTACTGAAGTTGTAGAGAAATTTAAAATTGCAGGCTCAGTTTTGGTTAATTGGAAAGTGCATGTGATTTGTCCTGTGCTCCGTAATGCGAAAAGAGACTAAGAATTTTAATATCAGGGgtcaaaactgaacaaaacctAAGATGAAGTGTAACGAGGATCAAATTAGTGTAGGCCGTGGTCATACGTTAAAAGTAAATATCATTTAAGGTAGCTGTAATCACAACAGCAACAAAGAagtcttttaatttgttttataaaaagaaatcaaaacacGCTTCACTACCGTAGAAACTAAGATTCACATTGGAAAATACTTATTTCTTTTCGAAACCCCCAGACAGTTGAACACTGAAGATCAATTATGTTCTTACCGGTATTGCACCCCAATAAGCGGCACCTGCTTGAAAAATTTCCCCGAAGTCATCACTTCTTCTGTCGCTGAGTATAAAGCACAAAGCGAAAACGGAGCAGCCTAAGATGATCTGCGAGATCCCTGTACAAATCACTTGATTGGCTCTGTTTTCTTGGAAGGGCATAGCTTTTCTTTCGTCACAAAAGCGATGAAAACTTTAGTTTGCATGAAGGAAACAAGTAACGCTCGCACAAAGACATCAGCATCACTTGGGCAAAACCATGCAAAACATTCAATATTTTTTAGCCCAGGGGTACtgcaaatttcatttccttttcctcCAGTTATAGTTCATGGTAATGATCCGTATGAAGACGAAGAAAAGCGGCACGTGAACGGAAGGTGAAGTCAAACAACGTCACGCTTGTTATTACGTTGCTTTGAGGCGCAGGCAGACCAAGATAATAGGCACCGATAACTAAGAACGCTACTAAACTTTACTCCAGCCGATGGCTAGTTGAATAAATTTGCAAAATAAGAGTTTTTGACCTAAAgtgttttttgaattttttggttgttattgttgttcttGAAAGAGCTACATATCACTATACCGGTTACAGTTCTTATTTCGAGAGAACCGTTTATGATGACATATTCAACATGCACCGCAGTTCTCATGAACTGTGTTTGACGTCATAGAAGCCTGTTCCTTGTCCTCTACGCTCACTTGGCGCGGGATATAACAAACAATTATTATAAtacattattatacattgtgcTCATTATCTGGTGTATAGTCTTTTCagtggctaagagcctacagttaaatttaaaaatcagCGCAACCCGACGAAAAATTAtgagaacggtgattttggcgctGTTTCTGCATTTAACCACGGAGCAAAGCTGTGCCGTGCAGCTCTGGAAGAGTGGAGCACCACATATCGGATAGATTTTTCGAGGTAAAAATGCTTGAATAAAGTTATTCAACAAATTCTCGTTTAAGCAAATAATTTTTCTCATAACTTGCCTTCAGAAACTTCAGAATTTCAGAAACGACACCGGTATGCCGTAGTCTTACAAGGTTTTCGCAGGCACAGAACATGGCGTGCATGTGAAAGCCTCCTATActacaggtagcccaagctcgaaatatgagcatcttCGAGCATCgtcattgttgcgtaacattcaaaatataaggatttgtatgggaaaaaaacctaccgtttctgtaacctacgaaaatgaaaggatttcaataaaaaacagcttaccttacttaaaatgtgtgttacgtctctcctgtgtggtccacgggtcgatttatggccgttttatgggtttttatgtaaacggttctCTGTCTATATAAAAACATTTATAATTATAGAGAGAGAatcgtttacataaaaacccataaaacggccataaatcgacccgtggaccacacaggagagacgtaacacacattttaagtaaggtaagctgttttttatcgaaatcctttcattttcgtaggttagggacttgtcagaaattagcaggggggaaggggggtggaaacaagggagggtcacaactttttgagactgcagaaaagggggggggggtcatgaaaaatgggccgttaaaagggggagggtcatacAAATATGTTTCagtgatcatgtagaggttcacccacagaagaaaaaagaagttctttattgTGTAAAAATACTGGGAGAAATTGGAGAGttgagtgatcagctgtcagaatcagagtcggacttttaatgctgtcatctaaaatgtatgtatatggcattacaaagaacagattagaaatatattttgagctttcataatactgactcaccctagtgtattgcaagaactagatttaatcatttatacaagagggggagggtcatgatgttttaggccaaggtcaaggggagggttagcaaatttcactcccattgcagggatgggtcacctcatttccgaacccaaatttaaaactcccacccccccttcccccctgctaatttctgacaagtcccttacaGAAACGGTagggtttttttcccatacaattctcatattttgaatgttacgcaacaatgacAATGCTcaccgatgctcatatttcgagcttggacTACCTGTGCCTATACTGCACATTTTGACTTGAGAAACGGTTTTTCTGGACGCGGGTGACTGATATGTTGAAAAACAAAGAGGCTTACAGGCTCTCCCCTTCTCTTTTCCCGCTGTTTTCACTGCTCACTTGATTTTTTCGTTTGTCTTTACTGAGCGAGAGCCTGGCTTTCAGGACATAGTGTTGACTTGATGTCTTGCACATCATTAAAgtcaattttgaaaaacaaaataataattggtTTAATAACTGGTTTGGAATCACATGTAGATTGGAATTCCATAAATTCAATTGTCAAAACCACAATGGCCAAAAGAAataagtacaaatttaataaaaaaggactgaaaatgtaattaaataaatactaagactaaaacttaataatattatttattatcattatatagTCAAGGTCAATAAGGTGTCCCCTACCATAGTTAATGTTTTTCCTTACAGTTTCATGATGTTTACATTAAATGATGTTCAGATATGATTGTTTGATGTGGTTTGTTAAACACTGTTTGTTAAAGATtaaaagtttagtaagtggaataTGAATTCTTGTCCAGGTAGGTGTAGGTCCTGACGTTTTGACTGCATGCACGGTAGTCAACTTAatctttgactctgaagatgactaccacaaaTTATTGGGTTGTGGAAATGGCAGTGGTCATATTCTACTTACTTATGACaagactcctgggttcaaaccttttcttttgtattaaaatattaatacaactgacgtgataccactcaactgacatgatacaactcactttcactctcaagatgactaccacacaggttgtcgaaacgtcagtcactgtcaacaacaacattcctattcaggactacattcacccggacgatcatccTCAACCTCCTTACAAAATGACCTTTAGGTTCAAACCTTTCCCAGCACtaaaattttcagtttcatGAAATATGCATACTCTACAATTATTGTGAAATTTAAGTCTCACCGACaagcacttttttgaaaaaaaaaaatgtgtataATTGCCCTATCAAGTAGGTATAAACTTAAAAATATCAATCACAATCAAAAAATGCCTGCAGCTAAGCATCTTTGGCCATGATGTCAGCTAACATATCACAATAGTAACGCTCCAAATCAGTGCTGATATTCCAGTCACGTGCATAAAGTTCAAGAAGCTCTAATAGCAGACACCTTGTTTTGCCAGTTGTATTGTCAGCAAGAATCATGTCTCTTATTCCTCCAACAAGGTCATCAAACTTTGCCTGTAAGTAAAATTAAGAAGGAACAGCAATAAATTAGGATAATACTGTGCGCTTGCCTGTTCAGTGTACTATGTAACAATCACTTGTAATAACTACCGGTAGTTACGAATCAGGCTAAGGACACACTGATGTACATTTGTATTGTTAACAATGACCCATAACATATCATGTGAGAAGTCTAAAATTATTTAGAAAGATTTTAAAGTTACACATTCTTGTCTGACTGTAGAAATCTCTAAACAACAActcaaaactttaaaacttcTGTTACAATGAACTGAATTTATAAGGCTTGTGCACTGTGAAGAGATTTAAAGGCAGAAGATTTGAGTACTAGCAGGAAAGGGTCCCACGGAATTGTACTGAAAAAGGGTTTTACTCAAGCCATCACCCCTTTAATCTCTTTACGGCAAACAAATTATCTCAACTCAGTTAACAAAACCAAACTACTTAGTTTTACTTTGCCACCAAAACAACTTATTCTTTGAAATCCAAGAAGGCAACTCTGTACCCTTGATGCTTTCACACCCAGGCATTCTCTTTTCATGTATGGCAGGCCAAGTGAGTTTCAACATCTCACAGAGGACTTTCTAACTCTATTTTGTAAGCACATACAGAGTTTAATTCCATTTTATCTCTCATGGGCAGTTGTGCAGTTCTGTTGGTTTGTCTGTTGCCCAACTGTCACTCATCTGTTGGCTGAATGTTGGTCAGCAGTCTACTGACAGATGGCTGACAGAATTTTGGGGGAACTGTTCTTCATTTTCCCCTAACACAGTTTCTGACGAGGTGGTCATCAGTCCATTTGATCTCTTGAAAAATCTTCTACCGGTATTTTCAGAAGGGGAAGGGTGTTAGTTTGTACTGCTGTTCATTGCTGCAACTCACCTGGTCGACACTTTTCAAGAGCTTTCCTACAGTCTTAAAATTCAAATAGAAACAGTCTATttcgtcttcttcttcgtctttaTTCTGGCTAACAATGGCTTCTTCAACTCTTAGCAGTTCAACCAAGGTTTGGTACACTGCCCCTGCTAAAGGTTTCAGTGGAAGACCACCGGTACGCAGATGATTGAAAAGTTCACATATTAAGCTAACAAGTCCCATCCATTCGCTAACTGATTTTCTACGAATACTCTCCCTGTTCTTGTAATTCTCTTGAGTAGCTTTCAATAGGGCACTTCTAAATGTGTTCCCGTTTGTCTCATCAGAGCAAAGCTTGTTGGCGACCTTAGCAGCTAACGGTGAAAATTCACTGTCCTTCATGCTTCGTTGGATCAAACTGTCCACAACTTGTGTGATTTTCGAGGCAGAATGGTCACCGGCAGAATCAGAGGAGCAAATGTAGCTCGATAATTTATCAACTTTGTCGTCCAAAGACTCTTCTTTCAGATCACTTAGCAATATTTTAAGATCAATCTCTTGTGTTGATTTGCTCTGAGAAGGATTTTGCTGCACATATGTGGTTTCTCCCGGTTTCGATGGAGTTTTGGGGACACCAAAGCCTCTACCTCTTCCAATACCACGACCTCGTGTGGCAGAAGACGCCATTTTGAAGAAGCGTTCTTATCATTCGCGCTGACTCTGGGTACGAGCCAGAAATCACTTTAGTAGGGGTGGTGTATCTTGATGGTTATGATCACTAGTCACTCAAGGTGAGTAATAATGTTTATCCAGAAAATctaaattatttgaaaaattgaaaagaatgaatgatattttagaataattttgttacaaatgaAAGTGAGTGTCTCTGAAGGCAGTTGTAATGTTTGTTTTGTCCCTAGCACTACTCCCACAGTAAGCTTTGTCACAAGACCCAGAATTCCTTGCACTCGGTTGTTTCAAGATGGCGCTCGAAGTTGAATCTGCAGAGTGAGTGTGAATCCTTGTTTTTCGGGGAGCAAAGGAAGTATTCATTGCTCTACTACTTATTTAATGCAGACTTAATGATATTCTTGTAAATATCTATTGGTTTAAACCTGTTTTGAGAGAGCGATTCATTTCATGAGATCATCCTAGAGGCATGCACGTGTCTTCCAAAAGTGAAT
This window encodes:
- the LOC140935051 gene encoding uncharacterized protein; this translates as MPFQENRANQVICTGISQIILGCSVFALCFILSDRRSDDFGEIFQAGAAYWGAIPIVITGFFGVAGGCTGKFTVTCLFLAAAVISCFLGGILAAFVGVALTARRSVGECENVYCPYDTESILMIALISVLILQAAIALSGVIESSQLLCCTVEEDHVSVVSIGNSARDQRKQRLRSERVTQKLKKDGFFAASYDTSFDDASTRFYGFRNGKKSYRVCELGTTV
- the LOC140935119 gene encoding MIF4G domain-containing protein B-like; this encodes MASSATRGRGIGRGRGFGVPKTPSKPGETTYVQQNPSQSKSTQEIDLKILLSDLKEESLDDKVDKLSSYICSSDSAGDHSASKITQVVDSLIQRSMKDSEFSPLAAKVANKLCSDETNGNTFRSALLKATQENYKNRESIRRKSVSEWMGLVSLICELFNHLRTGGLPLKPLAGAVYQTLVELLRVEEAIVSQNKDEEEDEIDCFYLNFKTVGKLLKSVDQAKFDDLVGGIRDMILADNTTGKTRCLLLELLELYARDWNISTDLERYYCDMLADIMAKDA